The segment CGTCGGCCGAGAGCTAGCGAAAGTCAGGCTCATCAGACtcaacatgcatgcattcatcCACGGCGGGGGAGATCACGGTCGTCGATGTCGTGGTGAATCATGTTGCCCCTCACTCCCTCACCTCAACGGGTCGACGCAACACAGTGTGATATCAAACATGTATTATAACAGTATCATATAACGAATACAACCATCTGTCACAAGAATTCGAGTTATATATTTCAAATCTAACCGAGAATTGCACGGGCCATTTTGCTAGTTAGTATAAGGTGAACAACCCTCGCTAGTTACAATCCCTGACAGAATATATTGTGCCGTAATAATGCATTCGGCATCGCTGGGAGCAACCTAATCTAGTATTCACAATTTTAGAGATAGCCAATTATATACATAAGCCCCTTTTGGGATGGACAACTTAAGGAAAATGAAAATTCAGCTCCTAGTACACCGAATTCCACCATACATATCTAGTTCTAAGGCAGCTCATGATAATGAAAATGGAAGATGAAAACCTGTCACTGAGAGACCAGCAGTCCTATGTTCTTTCAACCTAGGTGAACTGTGACCCTCTTGCGTGTTGGAAAGGATAACAAAGTGCCCAAGCAGGAGGCTATCACTTTTTTACCTACTGAAATTCTATCTAAGGTGGTGCATCAAAGAAAATCCCACACTGGTATTGATGACTGACCCTGATCACCATTCTGATTGTCGATTTGGGGAGTTGTCTCCACAAATTGCAGCGCATGCATATCACCAGGATATCCCTGAAGGAGTGTGCAAATTACATTTCAGTAAATATGGCATCTGGAGAGATATGACTAGATAGCAAAATAGCAGATTTCTAACATATAGTGCATCTATACCTTGACTGTATGATATTACTTTATAGTGGACAGGAAGATCAAatgaaaaggggaaaaaagataGGTGTATGTTCTCCACAAATGATGATAATAATAGTACAGAACTCACTTGGGTGAGATGACCATTCCCAGGAAATGGCTGCTGTTGCAGGGTTGAAACAGAGGAGGCCTGCAGGCACACGGAAACCTGAAAATCTTGATACTTAATCAACATAATAAGAAAATTAAATTAGAGACGAACACAGACCTGACCAAACTGATTCAAATTATCATGAAGGTTCTGTGAGCTACCAAGCCCAAAGTTGTGACCAAGTACATAATGTCCCTGCATGAGGGAAGTATCAGctaatgcttttttttttactagacCAACAAGGGTCATATGGTAATACTTGGCATCGTGCTTAAGAATTCACCTGCATTAATTGATCTGGGAGGAATGGGTTTGATGCATTCTTTGGCTCTGATTGGTTACTTCCTGGTGTAATATTCAGCTCTCCTTCTCTTGGTCCAGCCTCTGTTTCATCAGGTTGCCCTACGTCAATggcaacaaaagaaaatgtttAGATTTACATGCAGAACATAAAAAAGTAAAGATAAGGGACCTATATACACAccttttcttgctttctttcGCTTATTAGTTTCCAAATCATTTTTACGGCGAGCAACTTCACACTTCTTTCCAGTAGAACTCTGAGCTTCATTGCCACTACTAAGTAGATAGCCATTCTGGACCATGTGAGTTAACTGGTCCTTGATGGAAAATCCAGATGACTTGTCAGCCAGTGTAGATTGCAAAGTTCTTTCTACTTCTGCAAGAAGTTGATCTGACTGGCTTGCCATCAGAGCAAATGTCTCTATGTTCTCTGCAGCCTTGGCAGCAATCTTATAGAACAAGCGGCATAGAACTGAATAACGTCCTGGAACAGAAGATTTTGTGTCACTGTCAAAATTAAACTCAGCAATTTCATCCATTCTCACCAACTTTACATCTTTCCTCCACCTCTTCAGAAAATACTGTGCGGGAATCTCTTTAACATTTCTCAACTCATACACTTTTAATATATGGCAGCATAATAATCcagcattttcaaattttttacaaGTGCATGCAACTGTATCATCTAATGAGTCAAATCGCACAAGCTGGTCCTTAGTTTTGTTCTTGACGGTAACCATATATTCAGAAAGAGAGCCAAACTCCCCACAGCCATAAGCCATACAGTCCACACTTAGTTCATATTCCTTTCTAAATAACTCAAAATTTACTGGGGTATACAAATTCGCAGCCTGCCATAGAAATGGCAAAGATATTCTTGGCGCTCCTTGATTGGCTTGGTAATCAGCTTGCATCTCTTCTtgtctcctcttctctcctgaACTTTCAAAGAACTTCAGAAAAAGGGATATATCAGTATCGCAACCCAAGTACTCTTTGAGCCTAGTGCCAAAATTCTCAGCCTGTAGCATGCTTTTAATGTCCCCAGAGAATATTTGCAGACTGTATGGCAAGGCCCAGTTTTCCCGATCTTCATAAAGCTTAGTTAACCATTCATTCTCTTTAAGGTCGTATTTCTCCATTATCACATTCCATGTGTCAACAAACTCTTGTTCATCCTCGATATCAAATACACAGTGTCTAAAATCATATGTGAATTCTTCAGAAGTACTAAAAATATCTGCTAAGGACTTAACAGTCTCCAGGTATATTTGCCACACACAGGAACGGCGAATAGTACCAGGCCAAGTGAGACTCAGTGCTTCCTTCAAAGGCGCAGATCGATCTGTCAAAATTACCTTTGGTTGTTTCCCACACATGGCACTCTTAAAGGTCTCAAGAAGCCATTTGAAAGATTCAACAGTCTCATCATACAGAAAAGCAGCACCAAATATGACCATTTGCCTATGATGGTTCATTCCTAGAAACAAAGCTAAGGGCCTGCTGCAGTCATTCACTTTGTAGATCATGTCGAAGCAGATCACGTCACAGAAGTAGTGATAGTCCATGATTGATCTTGCATCAGCCCAGAAGACATTAGCCGCTTTGTCATTTTCATCCACCTGAATGGCATAATAAAACGAGGGATTGTCACTCTTCATTCTTTGGAAATAATCCATCAAAGCTCTGAGATCCCCTGATTTCATATCTTTTGTAGACTTGGACCGAAGATAATTCTTGTACCCTGGAGGAATGTTACTAGCATTTTGGTTTCCAGGTTGAACCTTGGTCAGCACTCTCTGTGACTTCAGCATCTCAATATCAAATGGTGCAGCAAGCTGGTGATTATGATCCTCCACAAATTCTGTTACTCGATATTTACCAATAGGTGTTAACTTAATAGCTATTCGTTCAGGGCAACCCATCCTTGTCTCTGGGCGAGGTCTCTTGGCCTCATTCTTCGAGCGAAAGCCCTCCCTAGAACAGACATAGACCCTTGACCTAGTGGCACTTTTAGAAGTTTTGTCCCACCATCCTTTTCGTACACTAAATCCCACATTTCCTGCATAACTAACATAATATTCGTATGCTTTTTCTTCATTCTCAAAAACCATTCCAACTATGGGTACTCCTCCAGCATTCGAGACAACTTCTGGTGGCAGTTCTGGCTCTTCTTCCAGCTTTTCTTCGGGTTTATCTGCAGTCTGGGGGAAAACAAATGCTCTTACCAGAATAGAAATGCAGATGACTATATAAGCTCATCTTTATACCACAACACATAAGCATCCATATCGTTAACACAAATCTTCACCTCTAGCAGTACTGTGCAAAGTTCAATATTGTGAACTTGGGATCACTGCGACACCAGTACAATGACCACTAATCTCCACATAATCTACTACCTACTACGCATTTATGCAGTCAATATACCCCATACTCTAGACAGTAGACACTGAAGCAAACCAGCTCAATTATCCACATTTTGGACACCTGAACTGTAGTGCATTAATGCTAAGTTCTCTCTAGATAATGGCATGGGAAAATTCACATCTAAATTAACCTATTTGTAAAGTGCAATCCCAAGTGGTTTCCCGTCCTTAAGAAACCAGATATCCCGGACTGTACCTGCACGTCCTCCTTGCCGAGGAACTTCCCACCTGCCCCCCTTCGCCGCCGCTCCGCCAGAGCCTGCCGCGATGGGACCTGCACGCAGCAGCAATAAAGTTGACATTTTTAATCCAATTTCGCTCTCCCAATCCAATAAACCCACTAAATCGAGCACCCATCATGCGAATCGCACCTTGGGcacataaaaaaactaaatctaGATGGATGTGCTATCACTCATTGTTACTTCTCAAAAATTTAAGTCTAGATGGATGTCGAAAGTGAGTGATACCTACAATCATATACGGCACTTTGATTTGGACAGGAGAAAGAAATATTACATAGATCGTGAGTGGGGAGAATACTTCCCAAGCACTGTACTAACCATGAGCCCAGAAAACAGACACAACTGAATTTTGGTACACTGTGAGCAAATTATTACAAACCAAATATATTTACATGGCATAAATTCAAAAATACAAACCAAATGCGGATTATTTCCGCACTAAAACTAAAATCTGCACTACAATGACACGAATCTGAACGCAGCATTTTCATCATTCAATTCAAAATATAAACACATGAAACCCAATGTCACAGCCCAATTATTGCATTTCATGTCATTGAGTATTTATAAGCATCATGTTTGATTTTGTGAGGAATTGTTGAatgcatttaaattcaaaatcaaattaatGAATTATATGAGAAATGATGCACCATGAAGTAACTCCGATCTAAACTTTACTACACAACTAAGGGCTGccgataattttagaaattagtgtATGAAAAGGGGGAGGAGGTAGGCCTGAGAGCTAGTAGtacaatattttgaatttgattctGTGCCAAGGTCTTCATGCGTCGAGACTTGTCCGAGGATACATATTTCGAAAAGTACATGTCATGTGATTTTAAACAATTTTTGTAGAGCTATCATTTTTTGTAGCACTAATTTTTTACATGCGCAATTGAAGTTATATCTTTCTCATCACAGTTGGTTTCCTGACATTTCTTCAGTTCTCGTTTGCACGCTTCATCACCGGATTTTGAGAACATGCTTAAATATAATATGTACGTATAACCTTGAGGCCAATACAAGTGTCTCATTCAAGAAAAATTTAGTGACGATACTAGTGAATTCATCACCCATTTTTTTATCTGTGCATGGTTGCTCCTCATCACCTTAGGGCATAAAAATTGTCATCATGTACACATgaaattccaaaaataaaaactcaTATGACATGAACAGAAAGACAAAATTCATTTTGCACACGGACAACACCAATCCATTTGGCACAAAAAAGATAATAATGCGCATTGCATATAGATGATCAATACACTTGTTGTACTGCCCAAATCATGTACTGAGGTATATATATGGTGCAATTAATTCATGTACCAAATCATGTGCAGAACTCTCAGCAATATGTGAAATTCATGTACTCCTGAAAATTGCACAAAAGCTGCTGAAAAATTATGTCAGCAAATATGTACATGCACACAATGCCAGCGCATGAACTATGTCAGACgtacaaatttgaaatttgcATGTACATATGAAAATATTCGAAAATGCTCATCGACCAAGCAGAAATCAATCCGAACAGAGGCTTCTTCCCCAcgaaaaatgcatgcatatatatatgggacAAGAACATATATAAGAAGAGATAAGGTGATTGATCGCGAGGTaggtacatatacatacatgttcatccATGTGGCCCGTGTGAGTGTAACTGGATAAGACCTCGCTAGCGGGAAGGCTAACTGATTGAACTCTGAATGCAGTGTAGGATACATGGAGTAGTAGCTAGTCAGCATGCATGAAGTGTGATTGAACTCTGAATCATATCCAACACGTACTATTGATGCTTATCCATATCCCTATCCAACACCGACCCGAGGTGAAGCTAGCTCGGTCTGTGTCTGCTTCCCGGGCGGACGTCCACGTAGAGGACATGGCCTGGGGACGCGAGGAAACGCCGACGCACGGAAGAGATGAGCACGACGTACAGTACAGTCAGCTAACAGCGACAGCCAGGCCAACACAAGTTGTCAACTTCTTTCTTCTATTGTTTTGATGATATACACAATCTATCCGTTGTATTTAGTTTCACATCGAATAttaatgatgatgaagaagtatGATATAAAAAGTGGAGAGGATGGTTTTTAGGTTGAGTTGGTACAAGATAGTTCGTGGTTTCAGTTGGATATGTGCGTTTAGTAGGATATTGAGATCTG is part of the Phragmites australis chromosome 12, lpPhrAust1.1, whole genome shotgun sequence genome and harbors:
- the LOC133886716 gene encoding protein FAR1-RELATED SEQUENCE 5-like, with translation MVFENEEKAYEYYVSYAGNVGFSVRKGWWDKTSKSATRSRVYVCSREGFRSKNEAKRPRPETRMGCPERIAIKLTPIGKYRVTEFVEDHNHQLAAPFDIEMLKSQRVLTKVQPGNQNASNIPPGYKNYLRSKSTKDMKSGDLRALMDYFQRMKSDNPSFYYAIQVDENDKAANVFWADARSIMDYHYFCDVICFDMIYKVNDCSRPLALFLGMNHHRQMVIFGAAFLYDETVESFKWLLETFKSAMCGKQPKVILTDRSAPLKEALSLTWPGTIRRSCVWQIYLETVKSLADIFSTSEEFTYDFRHCVFDIEDEQEFVDTWNVIMEKYDLKENEWLTKLYEDRENWALPYSLQIFSGDIKSMLQAENFGTRLKEYLGCDTDISLFLKFFESSGEKRRQEEMQADYQANQGAPRISLPFLWQAANLYTPVNFELFRKEYELSVDCMAYGCGEFGSLSEYMVTVKNKTKDQLVRFDSLDDTVACTCKKFENAGLLCCHILKVYELRNVKEIPAQYFLKRWRKDVKLVRMDEIAEFNFDSDTKSSVPGRYSVLCRLFYKIAAKAAENIETFALMASQSDQLLAEVERTLQSTLADKSSGFSIKDQLTHMVQNGYLLSSGNEAQSSTGKKCEVARRKNDLETNKRKKARKGQPDETEAGPREGELNITPGSNQSEPKNASNPFLPDQLMQGHYVLGHNFGLGSSQNLHDNLNQFGQASSVSTLQQQPFPGNGHLTQGYPGDMHALQFVETTPQIDNQNGDQGQSSIPVWDFL